Proteins encoded together in one Carya illinoinensis cultivar Pawnee chromosome 3, C.illinoinensisPawnee_v1, whole genome shotgun sequence window:
- the LOC122304498 gene encoding uncharacterized protein LOC122304498 — MDYRRNMRGLVFKYEAAWELKEDCHRIMTESWKKGHLGGIEASSMRHKLKLCQRDLVQWKQKNKEYDKRDTTQRLARISQLQNTGTGHHLDTMKQLQKEVELSLAEKNMIWRQRAKQRWLKHGDKNT; from the coding sequence ATGGACTATAGAAGGAATATGAGAGGTTTGGTCTTCAAATATGAGGCTGCATGGGAATTGAAGGAAGATTGTCATAGAATCATGACAGAATCATGGAAAAAAGGTCATTTGGGAGGCATTGAGGCTAGCTCAATGAGACACAAGTTAAAGCTATGTCAAAGGGACCTGGTGCAATGGAAACAGAAGAACAAGGAGTATGACAAAAGAGACACTACACAGAGGCTGGCCAGGATTAGTCAACTTCAAAACACTGGTACTGGTCACCACTTGGATACCATGAAACAGCTACAAAAGGAGGTCGAGCTCTCACTAGCAGAAAAGAACATGATATGGCGACAGAGAGCTAAACAACGCTGGCTCAAGCATGGAGACAAAAACACCTAA